The DNA segment GATCTCGATCTGCGGATTCTTCAGCCCGTACTGGCCAAGGTCCTTGGGCGCGTCGGTCACGAACTCGTTGATGTGCGCATCAACCAGCGCGGTCAGCATCTGCGCGACACTATCGGCGTCGGCCGGATAGTGGCCGGGCGCGACGATTCGCCATTGCCCGCCCTGCCGGTCGATTTCAATCGGCGCGCTGGCGCCGCTGTGCAGCACGATCTGTTGCACGTCCTCCATGTTGAAGGTCGCAAGCTCACGCGAGCGCACGTCGTTGACCTTCTTGGTGATCGCGCTGGTGAAATCGCTGGTGGTCATCAGCACCGACGGCTGATTGGCGAGCTTCACGTAAACCCCGGTGCTCACCGGGCTTGCATTGCCGACCAGCAGTTCGGGCAGGACGCCCTTGTTATCGGTCGTGACGGTTATCCTCGCCGTGGGTGTCTCGAGACCGAAGGGCTTGAGGCTCACGGGCTGGTCCTGGATCGTGCGGGTGAGCTGCGCGTTGGCCAGCGCCTGGGCCAGGCCGTCGACCGAACCCTGGTCGCCGTCGGTCTTGATCGGCTTGACCACGCTCCACGTGTGATTGGGATTACGAACCAGCTCGAGTTCGCTGTCGGGGTAGCGGAGGTCGATGCCGCTGATGTGCCTGGCGTCGACGTTGAACAGCGTCGGCGGCGGCACCGGCCGGGAACCGAACAGGATGATGAGCGAATAGCCGCCCAGCACCACCAGCAGGATTAGAACGATGACGGTATTGCGCAGACGCATCGCAGAACGCGGAGCCGAACTTCAGCGGCGGCGTCAGTTACGCCGCTCCCACCACACGACGATTCCCAGGATCAGCAGCAGCTCGGGCAACATCAGCACCGAGGCCACGAAAA comes from the Candidatus Binataceae bacterium genome and includes:
- a CDS encoding DUF4340 domain-containing protein, producing the protein MRLRNTVIVLILLVVLGGYSLIILFGSRPVPPPTLFNVDARHISGIDLRYPDSELELVRNPNHTWSVVKPIKTDGDQGSVDGLAQALANAQLTRTIQDQPVSLKPFGLETPTARITVTTDNKGVLPELLVGNASPVSTGVYVKLANQPSVLMTTSDFTSAITKKVNDVRSRELATFNMEDVQQIVLHSGASAPIEIDRQGGQWRIVAPGHYPADADSVAQMLTALVDAHINEFVTDAPKDLGQYGLKNPQIEIDVYTGKDKTNHPLLIGLEQPQASKKAVYAKRGGENSVYTVDDALLAKVNLSAWDLRDKTVMRFDPLKIGRLEIENHGKQFTLSRGQAGKWLVADGNKSSPANGQAVQTFLDELANLKGDKIVQDPMTDPQKVSMDKPTEQIAVFGLDDKKIGTVKLAQIHTKVQVAPAEGDDESESKSKAERTETRIENYATSTAGTAVYSLRESDFSQLDMNGDQFQMTQALGTPAPMPAKK